A window from Neobacillus sp. PS3-40 encodes these proteins:
- a CDS encoding DegV family protein: protein MQVKILADSACDLPLQFYTDNNAILLPLKVQLNDHEYEDVKTIDPKKVYEAIRNGIVPKTSQVSPFLFTEVFTKMAENNEDGIYIAFSSELSGTYQTAVMILDQVKEKYPNFQLTIVDSKCASLGQGLTVREAARLAAENIEKEVILKEVLFRCQHMEHLFTVEDLDYLAKGGRVSKASAFLGGLLNIKPLLNVEEGKLVPLEKIRGKKKLLHRITEVISERGSRLNEQIIGISHADNEETALEVKAILENNFQPKEVYISAIGSAIGAHTGPGTIAIFFLNDIPEYTIKKK, encoded by the coding sequence ATGCAAGTAAAAATACTAGCAGATAGCGCATGTGATTTACCCCTTCAATTTTATACTGATAACAACGCCATTTTACTTCCATTAAAAGTTCAATTAAATGATCATGAGTATGAAGATGTAAAAACCATCGATCCTAAAAAGGTCTATGAAGCTATTCGAAACGGAATAGTGCCAAAAACCTCCCAAGTTTCGCCATTTTTATTTACAGAAGTTTTTACAAAAATGGCTGAAAACAATGAGGATGGTATATACATAGCATTTTCATCTGAATTATCTGGAACATATCAAACCGCTGTTATGATTCTTGACCAAGTCAAGGAAAAATATCCAAATTTCCAATTAACGATTGTAGACTCAAAGTGTGCATCACTTGGACAAGGGCTAACTGTCAGGGAAGCAGCAAGACTTGCTGCTGAAAATATTGAGAAGGAAGTCATTTTAAAAGAAGTTCTGTTTAGATGCCAGCATATGGAACACCTTTTTACTGTAGAGGACTTAGATTATCTTGCAAAAGGTGGACGTGTTTCTAAAGCATCCGCTTTTCTTGGTGGTTTATTAAATATAAAACCACTTTTAAATGTTGAAGAGGGTAAACTCGTGCCTCTTGAAAAAATTAGAGGGAAAAAGAAGCTTCTTCACCGTATCACCGAAGTTATAAGTGAACGTGGTTCCCGTTTAAATGAACAAATTATCGGAATTAGCCATGCAGACAATGAAGAAACAGCTTTAGAAGTAAAAGCCATACTTGAAAATAATTTCCAGCCAAAAGAAGTGTATATTTCTGCCATTGGATCAGCAATTGGGGCACATACGGGTCCAGGGACCATTGCTATTTTCTTTTTAAACGATATACCTGAATACACTATTAAAAAGAAATGA
- a CDS encoding YitT family protein: MFWLQTKKVMVVIFGALLNAISMNLFLIPANVYSSGFAGIAQLLSKVLTDISPFSVSMGYLLLFLNIPVAILGWKKVGKSFTVFSFMSVLLTTFFLEIIPIKELSHDILLNAVFGGVILAVGVGFTLKWGASTGGLDIVAMVLSRAKDKPVGTYMFTLNAIIILTAGILYGWEKALYTLVTLYTSTRVIDAIHTRHEKLTAIIITRNGEDLKKAIHSQLVRGITTIPAKGAYTNETKDMMMIVITRYELFDLERIIKEVDPNAFTNIIETSSVVGFFRRD, encoded by the coding sequence ATGTTTTGGCTCCAAACAAAAAAAGTAATGGTTGTTATTTTTGGTGCTTTATTAAATGCTATCTCAATGAATTTATTCTTAATCCCTGCGAATGTTTATTCGAGCGGGTTTGCTGGAATCGCACAATTGCTCTCAAAAGTACTCACGGATATTTCACCTTTTTCCGTTTCGATGGGCTATTTATTGCTGTTTCTAAACATCCCTGTTGCCATCCTTGGTTGGAAGAAGGTCGGAAAATCCTTTACTGTATTTAGTTTCATGAGCGTATTGTTGACAACGTTTTTTCTGGAGATTATTCCTATAAAAGAATTATCGCATGATATTCTTTTGAATGCTGTTTTTGGTGGAGTGATTTTAGCAGTTGGGGTTGGATTTACGTTAAAATGGGGGGCTTCGACTGGCGGGCTAGATATTGTTGCTATGGTTCTATCGCGGGCCAAAGATAAGCCTGTCGGAACCTATATGTTTACCCTTAATGCCATTATTATCTTAACAGCAGGTATTCTCTATGGTTGGGAAAAGGCGTTATATACTCTTGTAACCCTTTATACGTCAACAAGAGTAATTGATGCGATCCATACAAGACATGAAAAATTAACAGCTATCATTATTACCCGAAATGGTGAAGATCTTAAAAAAGCAATTCATTCACAACTTGTTAGAGGAATTACAACGATTCCTGCCAAAGGAGCTTATACAAATGAGACAAAGGATATGATGATGATAGTGATAACCAGGTATGAGCTATTTGATTTGGAAAGAATCATTAAAGAGGTAGACCCGAACGCATTTACGAACATTATTGAGACTTCAAGTGTTGTTGGTTTCTTTCGAAGAGATTAA
- a CDS encoding intracellular proteinase inhibitor: MLSLLFSFLLSISCNIPFHSIDVVMTNRVIPTENNAAFRHIHVHGNKGVYLITGETNLISRVVFYSVEDGHVEFIHEKKLSVKKKSQKWTSFKIRMEIPNSKLPRNGSLILNLYERTSKGVTVHPYSVILEEFYD; encoded by the coding sequence GTGCTTAGTTTATTATTTTCGTTCCTGTTATCTATTTCTTGTAATATTCCATTTCATTCCATTGATGTGGTCATGACCAATAGAGTCATCCCTACGGAAAATAATGCGGCATTTCGTCATATCCATGTGCACGGAAATAAGGGTGTGTATTTGATTACTGGTGAAACAAATCTTATAAGTAGAGTAGTTTTTTATTCGGTAGAAGATGGTCATGTAGAATTCATCCATGAAAAAAAACTTAGTGTAAAAAAGAAATCTCAAAAGTGGACTTCTTTTAAAATAAGAATGGAAATTCCGAATTCAAAACTTCCGCGTAATGGTTCGCTTATTTTGAATTTATATGAACGAACGAGTAAGGGGGTTACGGTGCATCCATATTCAGTTATTCTAGAGGAATTCTACGATTAA
- a CDS encoding DUF3813 domain-containing protein has protein sequence MGNQLFQEARRFVEIAKSASPADQQAATATAKNALRSAYANSTVAEQSQLQKMQNELEQI, from the coding sequence ATGGGAAACCAACTTTTCCAAGAAGCAAGAAGATTTGTTGAAATAGCGAAATCTGCTAGCCCTGCTGATCAACAAGCTGCCACTGCAACAGCCAAAAATGCATTACGCTCTGCTTATGCAAATTCAACTGTTGCTGAACAAAGTCAGCTCCAAAAAATGCAAAATGAGCTTGAACAAATCTAA
- a CDS encoding Cof-type HAD-IIB family hydrolase, with translation MANKHLIALDLDGTLLKDDKTISLKTKKIIKKAKDQGHIVMIATGRPFRSSEMYYKELELDTPIVNFNGAFIHHPKDRTWGTYHSPLDIKVAKEIVEACRSFHFYNIIAEVIDQVYFHYHDEKLLDIFSLGNPKITTGDLSEFLHDSPTSLLIHTDEFELIKIRKHLSDVHAEVIDHRSWAAPFHVIEIIKSGLNKAVGVKNVAEYYQIPADRIIAFGDEDNDLEMLEFAGRGVAMGNAIDQVKLMANDSTLSNNEDGVGVYLEDLLNLK, from the coding sequence ATGGCAAACAAACATTTAATTGCATTAGATTTGGATGGAACATTACTAAAAGACGATAAAACGATTTCCTTAAAGACAAAAAAAATTATTAAAAAGGCTAAAGATCAGGGACATATCGTTATGATTGCAACCGGTCGTCCATTTCGGTCGAGTGAAATGTATTATAAGGAACTAGAGCTAGACACCCCTATTGTGAATTTCAACGGAGCTTTTATACATCATCCAAAAGACCGGACTTGGGGCACATACCATTCCCCCTTGGATATTAAAGTGGCAAAGGAAATTGTTGAAGCATGCCGATCCTTTCATTTTTATAATATTATTGCTGAGGTAATTGATCAGGTCTACTTCCATTATCACGATGAAAAGCTCTTAGATATTTTTAGTCTTGGAAATCCCAAAATAACTACAGGTGACCTAAGTGAATTTTTACATGATTCTCCAACAAGCCTTTTAATTCATACTGATGAATTTGAGTTAATCAAAATTCGTAAACACCTCTCGGATGTTCATGCCGAGGTGATTGACCATCGTAGTTGGGCAGCACCATTTCATGTTATTGAAATAATCAAATCCGGTCTTAATAAAGCAGTAGGTGTAAAGAATGTAGCTGAATATTATCAAATTCCAGCAGACAGAATTATTGCCTTTGGGGATGAAGATAATGACCTTGAAATGCTCGAATTTGCTGGTAGAGGAGTTGCAATGGGAAACGCCATTGATCAAGTAAAATTGATGGCTAATGATAGTACCCTTTCAAATAATGAAGATGGTGTTGGAGTATATCTAGAGGATTTATTGAACCTCAAATAG
- a CDS encoding prolyl oligopeptidase family serine peptidase yields MIVVKHECIKSIPLLHVVKQKEQWEKLPLIIFIHGFTSAKEHNLHYAYLLAEAGFRILLPEALYHGEREQDLTEKDLLIHFWDIVLNTINEIKIIKEFYEEEGLVKSGEIGVVGTSMGGMVTLGAMTQYEWIKVAVSLMGMPAYEKYSLWQLEQLSEQGVPLPFNEEEIEQQLATIRQYDLSLQPEKLVNRPLLFWHGKKDSLVPYPLTYQFFETIKPDYQQNPGNLAFLTDEQAGHKVSREGLIATVEWFKQHLFINDKNIVGVN; encoded by the coding sequence TTGATTGTTGTTAAACATGAGTGTATCAAAAGTATTCCACTTCTCCATGTCGTCAAACAAAAGGAACAGTGGGAAAAGCTTCCTCTAATCATCTTTATTCATGGTTTTACAAGTGCAAAGGAACATAATCTTCATTATGCGTATTTGTTAGCGGAAGCAGGTTTTCGAATCTTGCTACCTGAAGCATTATACCATGGCGAAAGGGAACAAGATTTAACTGAAAAGGACCTTTTGATCCATTTTTGGGATATTGTTTTAAATACCATTAATGAAATAAAGATAATTAAGGAATTTTATGAAGAAGAGGGGCTTGTAAAATCAGGAGAAATTGGTGTAGTGGGGACATCAATGGGTGGTATGGTAACTCTTGGTGCGATGACACAATATGAATGGATCAAAGTAGCAGTTAGTTTAATGGGGATGCCTGCATACGAAAAATACTCCCTTTGGCAATTAGAACAGTTAAGTGAACAAGGAGTTCCGCTTCCTTTTAATGAAGAGGAGATTGAACAACAACTTGCCACCATTCGCCAATACGATCTAAGCCTTCAACCTGAAAAACTTGTTAATCGGCCATTGTTATTTTGGCATGGCAAAAAAGATTCATTGGTACCTTACCCATTAACATATCAATTTTTCGAAACAATTAAGCCCGATTATCAACAAAATCCTGGGAATTTGGCTTTTCTAACAGATGAACAGGCTGGACATAAGGTGAGTAGGGAAGGTCTAATTGCAACGGTTGAGTGGTTCAAACAACATTTATTTATAAATGATAAAAATATAGTAGGAGTGAATTAG
- a CDS encoding metal-sulfur cluster assembly factor: MNEELKENIMGALELVIDPELGVDIVNLGLVYDAELSDEGELVVTMTLTSMGCPLAGTIVDQVKRAVSDIPEVKGTEVNIVWNPPWTKDMMSRYAKIALGIR; the protein is encoded by the coding sequence ATGAATGAAGAATTAAAAGAGAATATCATGGGTGCACTAGAGCTTGTTATCGATCCAGAGCTAGGAGTGGACATTGTTAATTTAGGATTGGTTTATGATGCTGAGCTGAGCGATGAAGGAGAATTGGTGGTAACCATGACGTTGACATCAATGGGTTGCCCGCTTGCAGGAACGATAGTTGATCAAGTAAAAAGGGCTGTATCAGATATTCCTGAGGTAAAAGGAACAGAAGTTAATATTGTTTGGAATCCACCTTGGACTAAAGATATGATGTCGCGTTATGCAAAAATTGCATTAGGGATAAGATAG
- a CDS encoding TIGR04053 family radical SAM/SPASM domain-containing protein, translating into MVMSRDFNKDPFIVIWELTRACQLKCLHCRADAQYKRDHRELTFEEGKNLIDQIYDMNNPMLVFTGGDPLMREDVFDIAKYAVEKGVRVSMTPSATPNVTKEAIEKAKEVGLSRWAFSIDGPTAEVHDHFRGTPGSFDLTMEKIQYLHEVGLPIQINTVISRYNIEYLDEMAKMVEDLNCVLWSVFFLVPTGRGQESDMISPVEHEKVFRWLYDLSKRVSFDIKTTEAMHYRRVVIQQKMREAKDMTDEIEYLSALTEKGLTGSIDGLGRAPKGVNDGNGFVFISHIGDVYPSGLLPVKAGNIRETSLAEIYRESPIFKSLRNPDLYKGKCGVCEFRYVCGGSRSRAYAMTGDYLESEPFCVYIPKVLREKEAQES; encoded by the coding sequence ATGGTTATGAGTCGGGATTTTAATAAAGACCCGTTTATTGTTATTTGGGAACTAACACGTGCATGTCAATTAAAGTGTTTGCATTGCCGTGCAGATGCCCAATATAAAAGAGATCACCGCGAACTTACATTCGAAGAAGGCAAAAATTTAATTGATCAAATATATGATATGAACAATCCAATGCTCGTCTTTACTGGCGGAGACCCGCTAATGAGGGAAGACGTTTTTGATATTGCTAAATATGCAGTTGAAAAGGGCGTACGTGTATCAATGACACCAAGTGCTACCCCTAATGTAACAAAGGAAGCCATTGAAAAAGCAAAAGAGGTCGGACTTTCACGCTGGGCATTCAGTATTGATGGTCCAACTGCAGAGGTCCATGACCATTTCCGCGGTACCCCTGGGTCATTTGATCTTACGATGGAAAAAATTCAATATTTACATGAAGTTGGATTGCCAATTCAGATTAATACAGTAATTTCAAGATATAATATAGAATATCTTGATGAAATGGCAAAAATGGTTGAGGATTTGAACTGTGTTCTCTGGAGTGTCTTCTTCCTTGTCCCAACAGGAAGAGGCCAGGAATCAGATATGATCTCACCTGTTGAACACGAAAAGGTTTTCAGATGGCTATATGACTTAAGCAAACGAGTATCTTTTGATATTAAAACAACTGAAGCTATGCATTATCGTCGTGTTGTCATTCAACAAAAAATGCGAGAAGCAAAAGACATGACAGATGAAATTGAATATTTAAGTGCATTAACAGAAAAAGGGCTAACAGGTTCTATTGATGGTCTAGGACGTGCACCTAAGGGTGTTAACGATGGAAATGGCTTTGTCTTCATTTCTCATATAGGGGATGTCTATCCAAGTGGATTATTACCCGTAAAGGCTGGGAATATCCGTGAAACATCTCTTGCAGAAATTTATCGTGAGTCACCTATCTTTAAATCATTAAGAAATCCGGATCTTTATAAGGGCAAGTGTGGTGTGTGTGAATTCCGCTATGTCTGTGGAGGTTCTAGATCGAGAGCATATGCAATGACTGGCGATTACCTTGAAAGTGAGCCATTCTGCGTATATATTCCCAAAGTATTGAGGGAAAAAGAAGCACAAGAAAGTTAA
- a CDS encoding Crp/Fnr family transcriptional regulator: protein MITNIKPTHSLEIKELLRFADRKIKSVKGTFLFQEGMQAEELYIVVSGKVQISKVTTDGRELSLRICGENDICGELTLFTDNPRYLLSAKVLEEGEVVAIRKDVLESEIFQDSRLALEFMKWMSDHFRKTQTKFRDLVLNGKRGALFSTLIRMSNSYGVQQKDGILIDLPLTNQELANFCGTSRESTNRILSELKRDNIISINRGKISILDLQYLRDEIGCENCPVVFCSIE, encoded by the coding sequence ATGATAACAAACATCAAACCTACCCATTCATTAGAAATAAAAGAATTACTAAGATTTGCTGACCGAAAAATTAAAAGTGTAAAAGGAACATTTTTGTTTCAAGAAGGAATGCAAGCTGAAGAACTTTATATTGTTGTTTCTGGTAAAGTCCAAATCAGTAAAGTTACCACTGATGGTCGTGAACTTTCTTTACGAATCTGCGGAGAAAATGATATTTGTGGTGAATTGACATTGTTTACTGATAACCCGAGGTACTTATTAAGCGCAAAGGTCCTTGAAGAAGGTGAAGTAGTTGCTATTCGAAAAGATGTTCTTGAGAGCGAAATATTCCAAGATAGCAGGCTTGCTTTGGAATTTATGAAATGGATGAGTGACCATTTTCGGAAAACACAAACAAAATTTCGTGATCTTGTTTTAAATGGAAAACGAGGTGCTCTATTTTCAACCTTAATTCGAATGTCCAATAGTTATGGTGTTCAACAGAAGGATGGAATTTTGATTGATTTACCTCTGACAAATCAAGAGTTAGCTAATTTCTGCGGGACATCTAGAGAAAGTACAAACCGCATTCTTAGCGAATTGAAGAGAGATAATATTATTTCAATCAACAGGGGTAAAATTTCTATTTTAGACCTGCAATATTTAAGAGATGAGATTGGCTGTGAAAATTGCCCGGTTGTTTTTTGCAGTATAGAGTAA
- the moaA gene encoding GTP 3',8-cyclase MoaA, whose product MEKTIIKDTLNRPLRDLRISVIDRCNLRCQYCMPADKFGPDFEFLPKSALLTYEEIERVSKIFVKLGVEKIRLTGGEPLLRRDMPILVKKLSEIDGLRDIGLTTNGILLEKYALDLKNAGLKRVNVSLDSLNDELFGKINGRNIGTKPVLDGIKKAREVGLGVKINMVVKRGLNDSEIIPMAEYCKNNGLQLRFIEFMDVGSTNGWKMDDVITKKQIYDMLKEHYELEALDPAYFGEVAKLYRYKDTDVDVGFISSVSESFCSSCTRARLSANGQIFTCLFNGNGHDIRNVMRNGATDEQLAERISGIWGDRNDRYSDERTAEANLNRKKIEMSYIGG is encoded by the coding sequence TTGGAGAAGACCATTATTAAAGATACATTAAATAGGCCGCTTCGGGATTTAAGGATTTCAGTTATTGATCGGTGTAATTTACGCTGTCAATATTGCATGCCTGCTGATAAATTTGGCCCTGATTTTGAATTTTTGCCTAAGAGTGCCCTGTTGACATATGAAGAAATTGAACGTGTTTCTAAAATCTTTGTAAAACTTGGGGTTGAAAAAATAAGGCTTACAGGTGGAGAACCTCTATTGAGAAGAGATATGCCAATTCTCGTAAAAAAACTTTCAGAAATTGATGGTTTAAGAGATATTGGCCTAACTACAAATGGTATTCTACTTGAAAAGTATGCATTAGATTTAAAAAATGCTGGTCTTAAAAGGGTAAATGTTAGTCTAGATAGTTTAAACGATGAGTTGTTTGGAAAAATAAATGGAAGAAATATTGGAACCAAGCCTGTCCTTGATGGAATTAAGAAAGCGCGTGAAGTTGGTTTAGGCGTGAAAATAAATATGGTTGTAAAAAGGGGTCTAAATGACTCAGAAATTATTCCGATGGCAGAATACTGCAAGAATAATGGTTTACAGCTAAGATTTATTGAATTTATGGACGTAGGATCCACAAATGGCTGGAAAATGGATGATGTCATCACCAAAAAGCAAATCTACGATATGTTAAAAGAACATTATGAACTTGAGGCATTAGATCCAGCTTATTTCGGTGAAGTAGCAAAATTGTATCGCTATAAAGATACGGATGTGGATGTTGGCTTTATTTCGTCTGTATCAGAATCGTTTTGCTCAAGCTGCACCCGTGCCCGCCTTTCTGCAAATGGACAAATTTTCACATGTTTATTTAATGGAAATGGCCATGATATCCGAAATGTTATGAGAAATGGCGCAACAGATGAACAACTCGCCGAGAGAATTAGTGGAATTTGGGGCGATAGAAATGATCGCTACTCGGATGAAAGAACGGCCGAAGCAAATTTAAACCGAAAGAAAATTGAAATGTCGTATATTGGTGGATAA
- the ric gene encoding iron-sulfur cluster repair di-iron protein — MTFPFTTDSIVKDIVNKFPKSSDIFKKYRIDFCCGGNIPLADAISALSIDTDSIMADLKVAYEKFANVETNPEVWTESDTNTIIDHVISQYHRPLEEELTALSPYVTKISRVHGDNHPELLKVNELFYEFKKEMLEHCAKEEEVVFPLIRKLANNEVEDRAAASAQIIELEKEHDAAGAILLQIRELTSDFALPVDACGTYTLVFKRLEELEGQTFMHVHLENNILFPRYINE, encoded by the coding sequence ATGACTTTCCCATTCACAACAGACTCTATCGTAAAAGATATCGTAAATAAATTCCCAAAATCTAGTGATATATTCAAAAAATATCGTATTGACTTTTGCTGTGGCGGAAACATTCCATTAGCAGATGCTATTTCAGCACTTAGTATCGACACAGATTCAATCATGGCTGATTTAAAAGTAGCATATGAAAAATTTGCAAACGTTGAAACAAATCCTGAAGTTTGGACTGAGTCAGATACTAACACGATTATCGATCATGTTATTTCTCAATACCACCGTCCTCTAGAGGAAGAATTAACAGCGTTAAGCCCATATGTTACAAAAATTTCACGTGTTCATGGCGATAACCATCCTGAGTTATTAAAAGTGAATGAGTTATTTTATGAGTTTAAAAAAGAAATGCTTGAACATTGTGCTAAAGAAGAAGAAGTTGTTTTCCCTCTGATTCGAAAATTAGCAAATAACGAAGTTGAAGACCGTGCAGCAGCTTCAGCTCAAATTATTGAACTTGAAAAAGAGCATGATGCTGCAGGAGCTATTTTATTGCAAATTCGTGAGCTTACTTCTGACTTTGCTCTTCCAGTTGATGCTTGTGGAACCTATACACTCGTTTTCAAACGTTTAGAAGAGCTTGAAGGACAAACATTTATGCATGTACATTTAGAAAATAATATCTTATTCCCAAGATATATTAACGAATAA
- the glp gene encoding gephyrin-like molybdotransferase Glp: MFERRDPISIGDAVKKVMENQVTGKTELVSIEHSHGRFLSEDLIATSDVPHFDRAPYDGFAVRSIDTTNASQHNPIEFEVIDHIGAGMTSDKEVKENQAVRIMTGAMMPKGSDAVVMFELAQTSEKNGKPFMSTKRSFKKGDNVSFIGEDAKKGEVLVKKGIVINPGIQAMLATFGYAQVPVAQKPIIGLFATGTELLEVDEPLVPGKIRNSNSLMIAAQIERAGGKVDYLGKLPDEFDTCFDAVKNAIDKVDLLVTTGGVSVGDFDYLPEIYEKLGAQVLFNKVAMRPGSVTTVAQYNGKILFGLSGNPSACYVGFELFTRPIIRKLLFSQKPHLKKERAILEANFPKANPFTRFVRSAVTLEDGRLKVTPSGLDKSNIIMSLSGANSLMILPGGTRGFEIGNVVDVLLLEDQVGSEWPW; this comes from the coding sequence ATGTTTGAGCGTAGAGATCCAATTTCAATTGGGGATGCAGTAAAAAAAGTAATGGAAAATCAAGTAACTGGAAAAACAGAACTCGTTTCGATAGAACACAGTCATGGACGCTTTTTATCAGAGGATTTGATTGCAACGAGTGATGTTCCACATTTTGATAGGGCACCATATGATGGTTTTGCGGTCAGATCGATTGATACAACAAATGCTTCTCAACACAATCCGATTGAATTTGAGGTTATTGACCATATAGGAGCTGGAATGACTTCAGATAAAGAGGTAAAAGAAAACCAAGCAGTTAGAATTATGACAGGGGCCATGATGCCTAAAGGATCTGATGCAGTTGTGATGTTTGAACTGGCACAAACATCAGAGAAAAATGGGAAACCTTTTATGTCTACAAAACGTAGCTTTAAAAAAGGTGATAACGTTTCATTTATTGGTGAAGATGCTAAAAAAGGTGAAGTTTTAGTTAAAAAAGGAATTGTAATTAATCCAGGAATACAAGCAATGCTTGCTACTTTTGGATATGCACAGGTTCCAGTTGCCCAGAAGCCAATTATTGGGCTGTTTGCTACAGGAACAGAACTTCTAGAAGTCGACGAACCATTGGTTCCAGGAAAAATACGCAATAGCAATTCTTTGATGATTGCAGCTCAAATCGAGAGAGCTGGGGGAAAAGTTGACTATTTGGGGAAACTTCCAGATGAATTTGATACATGTTTTGATGCTGTAAAAAATGCAATAGATAAGGTGGACTTACTCGTAACAACGGGTGGTGTATCGGTGGGAGACTTCGATTATCTTCCCGAAATATATGAGAAGTTAGGTGCTCAAGTTCTCTTTAATAAAGTTGCTATGCGGCCAGGAAGTGTCACAACAGTAGCACAGTACAACGGCAAGATTTTATTTGGTCTATCTGGAAATCCATCTGCCTGCTATGTCGGGTTTGAACTATTCACCCGTCCTATTATTCGAAAGCTTCTATTTTCACAAAAACCGCATCTAAAAAAAGAAAGAGCAATTCTTGAAGCGAACTTTCCAAAAGCAAATCCATTTACTCGATTTGTAAGAAGTGCAGTTACTTTAGAGGATGGAAGATTGAAGGTGACTCCTAGTGGACTGGATAAATCCAATATTATCATGAGCCTTTCAGGTGCAAATTCATTAATGATTTTGCCAGGAGGAACGAGAGGATTTGAAATAGGTAATGTTGTTGATGTCTTGTTACTTGAAGACCAAGTAGGAAGCGAGTGGCCTTGGTAA
- the mobB gene encoding molybdopterin-guanine dinucleotide biosynthesis protein B yields MALVTPKIFQIVGYQNSGKTTFMTKVLKRLKAEGLIVATIKHHGHGGKPDVFEQKDSVRHIENGAIASIVEGNGRLLLQAEKTSWTLQEKLQIMEFSHPDIILIEGYKQERYPKLLLVKEEEDLERLLKLDNIQFIIVWNGQLLEKLASNNNIPCFHINDLLGFEKIVSFIKHQLN; encoded by the coding sequence GTGGCCTTGGTAACACCAAAAATTTTTCAAATTGTTGGATATCAAAACAGTGGGAAAACCACGTTCATGACAAAAGTCCTTAAACGCTTAAAAGCAGAAGGGTTGATAGTGGCAACGATTAAACATCATGGTCATGGAGGAAAACCAGATGTTTTTGAACAAAAGGATTCTGTGAGACATATTGAAAACGGAGCAATTGCGTCAATCGTTGAAGGAAATGGAAGGCTTTTATTGCAAGCAGAAAAAACAAGCTGGACCCTTCAAGAAAAACTCCAGATAATGGAGTTTTCTCATCCGGATATTATTCTAATTGAAGGCTATAAGCAGGAAAGATACCCAAAGCTGTTGTTAGTAAAGGAAGAGGAAGATCTGGAACGTTTATTAAAGCTGGATAACATTCAATTCATAATCGTCTGGAATGGTCAATTATTAGAAAAATTAGCTAGTAATAATAATATCCCCTGCTTTCATATTAACGATTTATTAGGGTTTGAGAAGATTGTGAGCTTTATTAAACACCAGCTAAATTGA
- a CDS encoding YwiC-like family protein: protein MKLFLPKQHGAWAMAIIPFWLGVVEGGFVWEHIPFFIGWLFLYLSTYPMLLLFKKKKLMFYSKWTAIYLVPAILILLFPLAKNFSIIYFGLLMIPFFIINAFYSSQNNDRSLMNDFSAIFAFSIVSLGSSFLGNGIVTAEAILIFFSSVLFFVGSTFYVKTMIREKNNPQFKWISWAFHVLIPIVWFVLGYWIVALAFIPSMLRAIGFYGKTLSAKKVGIYEIVNATLFFCMMTIQLLIK from the coding sequence ATGAAGTTATTTTTACCAAAACAACATGGTGCATGGGCCATGGCTATAATTCCTTTTTGGCTCGGGGTTGTAGAAGGTGGTTTTGTTTGGGAGCATATTCCTTTTTTTATAGGTTGGTTGTTTTTATATTTATCAACATACCCAATGCTCCTTTTATTTAAGAAAAAGAAGCTTATGTTCTATTCAAAATGGACTGCTATTTATCTGGTTCCAGCCATTCTGATTTTACTTTTTCCGCTTGCTAAAAATTTTTCAATCATTTACTTTGGACTTTTAATGATTCCCTTTTTTATTATAAATGCTTTTTATTCATCACAAAATAATGATCGTTCATTAATGAACGATTTTAGTGCTATTTTTGCTTTTTCAATTGTAAGTCTCGGGAGTAGCTTTTTGGGTAATGGAATTGTAACGGCTGAAGCTATTCTTATTTTCTTTTCATCCGTTCTGTTTTTCGTAGGTAGTACTTTTTATGTAAAAACAATGATTCGGGAAAAAAACAACCCCCAGTTTAAATGGATATCATGGGCTTTCCATGTTCTAATTCCAATTGTTTGGTTCGTATTGGGTTATTGGATTGTAGCGCTTGCGTTCATACCTAGTATGTTGAGGGCAATTGGATTTTATGGAAAAACTTTATCAGCGAAAAAAGTCGGTATTTATGAAATTGTAAATGCAACTCTATTTTTCTGCATGATGACCATACAGTTGTTAATAAAGTAA